The genomic segment CGGCGTGTTCGTGCAACAATCGGCGGTGCTGAAAGAGATCACCGGGCAAAACTACCGGATCGTCCAGCCGGGCGAGGTGCTGACCGGCGTGAACCGGCAGTTGATCGGCCTCGGCGCAGAGGACCTGCCGCTCGTGGCGATGCTCACGGGCGTATTGAACGCGAAGACGGGTGCCATCGCGATCGCCCGCGCCGGATTGCCGGCAGCGGTCCACGTCCCCGCGAACGGTTCGCCCGGCGTATGGACGGTGCCCGGCCCCTTCCTCGGTACCGCCGACACCACGTACCAACCCTTTACGGGGACACTACTTCCGGGCGACCATTTGCTCATCGGCACCGACGGCACGCGGCCCGACGGCGACCCCGGCCCCACCGGCAGCGAGCGACTGCTCGAAGCCGCCGCCAAGCACCGCGGCGCAACCGGAGCCGCGTTCGTGGACGCGGTCGCGCGGGAACTGCTCCAGTACGTGCGCCACGCCGACGACTTCACACTGCTGGGCGTGGAGATGGGGTGACCTCCCCCCCGGCCCCCCTCCCTTCGGAGGAAGCGCGGAACGCGGAACTGGAGGGTGCCTTTGGTCTTCCACTCCGCGGACTGCGTTCCGCGTTCCGCGCTTCCTCCGAAGGGAGGGGGGCCGGGGGGGAGGTTCTTCAACCATTGTCGCGCTCTGGGCAAGCTCCTACGATAACTAGCCTAACCGTTACGCGCGGAGCAGAGTCATGCAGAAGGGCATTCACCCTAACTACCGTCCGGTCGTGTTCCAGGACGCGGCAGCCAATTTCGCCTTCCTCACCCAGTCGTGCGTCGAAACCGGCGACACGATCAAGTGGGAAGACGGCAACGAGTACCCGCTTTACAAGCTGGAAATTTCCAGCGCCAGTCACCCGTTCTTCACGGGCAAAATGAAGCTGCTGGACACCACCGGCCGCGTCCAGAAGTTCAACGACAAGTACAAGAAGACCGGCTACAGCGGCGCGAAGAAGGGCGAGGCGAAAAAGTAATCGCGTTTGTCGCGTTCGGTGGTGTTTCTCGAGTGGTTGACCACGACGACGGGTGTTCCGTGATGGGTGTGTCCAGGAACCGCGCCGCGTACGACCTGGGGCCGCTTTAGCGCCCCGGTTCGCGACCGCGTATTCCGGCACCACCCAACACCTTACCCCCGGCACCCTCCATGTTTCCCGCTCTTGAGCAGAAGCTCGCGCGCTACAACGAACTCGAACAACAACTCTACGACCCCGATGTCGCGGGCGATCCGGCCAGGGTCGGTGCCATCGGCAAGGAGCGGGGCGCGCTCGCCAAGCAGGTCGAACCGTACATCGAGTACAAGCGCCTCTGCGCGGCCGTTGCCGACGCCGAAGCGATGGCCGCCGACCCGGACCTCAAGGCAATGGCCGATGAGGAACTGGCCGAACTGCGCCCGAAGCGCGACGCGCTGCACACGAAGATCGAAGAGCAACTCCTGATCGACCCCTCGGAAGATTTTTCACGGCTGATCGTTGAAATCCGCGCCGGGACCGGCGGCGACGAGGCCGCGCTGTTCGCGGGCAACCTGTACGAAATGTACACCCGCTACGCCCGCGAAAAGGGGTGGAAGGTCGAAGAAATTGCGGCCAGCCCCGGCGACGCGGGCGGGTTCAAGGAAGTCAGCTTCGGCGTGTCCGGCGACGACGTGTACCAGTACCTCCGCTACGAGTCCGGCGGGCACCGGGTCCAGCGCGTGCCGGCGACGGAAACGCAGGGCCGCATTCACACCTCCGCCGCGACAGTTGCCGTGCTGCCGGAGCCGGAAGAGGCGCAGGTCGTCATCAACGAGGCCGCGGACATCGAGTGGGAGCGGATGCGGGCCGGCGGGGCCGGCGGCCAGCACGTCAACAAGACCGAGTCGGCCGTCCGCATCTGGTACAAGAAGGGCACACCGGAAGAGATGGAAGTGAAGTGCCAGGACGGGCGGAGCCAGGGGAAGAACTACGAGCAGGCGATGCGTATTCTGCGGTCGCGGCTGTTCGAGCGGCAGCAGGAGAAGCTGCACCGGGAGCGGTCGGACATGCGGAAGTCGCTGATCGGTACCGGCGACCGGAACGCCCGCATCCGCACGTACAACTTCCCGCAGAACCGGTGCTCGGACCACCGCATCGAGTTCACGGCGTACAAGCTCGACGCGATCATGGCGGGCGACCTGGACCAGATGATCCAGCCGATGCGCGACCACGTCCGGAAAGAGAAGCTGTCCGCGGCGGGCCAGGCGGGGTGACCGGTGGCAGAGCCGTTGCGTCCGCGCTCCGACCACGAACTCTACGCCTTCTTCCGCGAGCGCGTGGAGATGAGTTCCCGCGATCACGACCGGCGTGAAACGGCCCGCCTCTACAACCGCCCCGAGCGATACGGGGCCGAGGCGCGGTATTGGACGATTGCGGGCGGCGAACCGCGACAGATGCGGTGCTATGGCACCGAATGCGGCTTCCGCATCCACCACCCGGAAACGCTCTACCACGGCGGTTATGAGTGGATCGACCCTCTCAATGCGGTTTTCGTTCGCGAATACCGGCGGCGACGGGTGCCACTTCAGTTTCGTAGCGCTTCCGGGCCAGCACCGGATCGAGGAGCGTCCGGTGGTGAGGACCGCTCCAGCCGGGGCGGGAGGCTGCACCCGCGAGTCGGCAAATGTGCTCGTCGGGGAGACCCTCTGGGAGTTCCTGGGCCTCGGCCTACGAACCGGGTTCTTCGTTCTCGAAATGCTGCCGTGCCGTCTGGACGGGTTCCTGGCCGAGTACCCGGACCGCGATCCGCTGCCGACGGCAGGTGATACGCACCAGCCCGAACTTCACGCACTGGCGGAACAGTTCGGGCTG from the Frigoriglobus tundricola genome contains:
- a CDS encoding PP2C family protein-serine/threonine phosphatase translates to MGFFVGDVIGTGAAAGGLLGVFVQQSAVLKEITGQNYRIVQPGEVLTGVNRQLIGLGAEDLPLVAMLTGVLNAKTGAIAIARAGLPAAVHVPANGSPGVWTVPGPFLGTADTTYQPFTGTLLPGDHLLIGTDGTRPDGDPGPTGSERLLEAAAKHRGATGAAFVDAVARELLQYVRHADDFTLLGVEMG
- a CDS encoding type B 50S ribosomal protein L31, translated to MQKGIHPNYRPVVFQDAAANFAFLTQSCVETGDTIKWEDGNEYPLYKLEISSASHPFFTGKMKLLDTTGRVQKFNDKYKKTGYSGAKKGEAKK
- the prfA gene encoding peptide chain release factor 1, whose translation is MFPALEQKLARYNELEQQLYDPDVAGDPARVGAIGKERGALAKQVEPYIEYKRLCAAVADAEAMAADPDLKAMADEELAELRPKRDALHTKIEEQLLIDPSEDFSRLIVEIRAGTGGDEAALFAGNLYEMYTRYAREKGWKVEEIAASPGDAGGFKEVSFGVSGDDVYQYLRYESGGHRVQRVPATETQGRIHTSAATVAVLPEPEEAQVVINEAADIEWERMRAGGAGGQHVNKTESAVRIWYKKGTPEEMEVKCQDGRSQGKNYEQAMRILRSRLFERQQEKLHRERSDMRKSLIGTGDRNARIRTYNFPQNRCSDHRIEFTAYKLDAIMAGDLDQMIQPMRDHVRKEKLSAAGQAG